Genomic segment of Zingiber officinale cultivar Zhangliang chromosome 11B, Zo_v1.1, whole genome shotgun sequence:
tatatcattATTTCTCTAGTTTCCTTACCGAAATGTTATCTTGTGAAACTCTTCAGTGATGCTTTATTGAAAGAAATTAAGGCGACGGTAGTTCGACATCCAGATACTTTGACTGTAAGTGGCTCAGCTTATTGtcctttttcaaacacttagtttctTGATGATTTCGAGTCGAGTAAAATCATTGGTATACGGAGGATGTAGATGACCAATCAAAGTTTAGGATACTTCGGTAAGTAGTATGAATTTACATCCGGCAGATATTTACATGGTGAAGTAATAATAGCATCAAGTTGTGCTAAATAAGAGGTACTAAACTTGGATATCCAAAGTAATTATGGTACTTTCTTTGCATCTAACTCATTTTCAAAGTGAAGAgtttatctaaaatttaaatattctaaaaGTGAAAAAAACTTAAAGTCATTCAAGTTGTATGATATCCTTTGCATGATGTTTAATGCAATTTTGTCAGATTTTAATGGTTCATATTTGTGAGAGAACTTATTACCTCTGAGGTAGCTTGGCAACTACTTTCTGTTTTAGCCAAAGAATGTAATATGCAAAGAGTGGATCTTATGTTCATCCACAAACTGCTGGATAACCTTGTCATAAAGGTAACATAAAACAAGAACTTGAAAGAAATCTTTTGACAGATCATACAACTACTAAATCCTGAAATCACCAGTCATTTGTTAGTTTTACACTTTTCTTAGATAAATTGTTTTTAGATCATTGTAATTTCAAGTCATACCAGAACTCTGAACTGGATGATATGCATTAGTCACTTGAAAATATCTTTCATTTTATCCCTctcattttaaaatcagttctgAATTCGCTTTTCTTTAGTTCTTGTATCTCTTGTTGGTTTTTATTACATTAGTTCCTATTTTTAGACCATTAAGCCTAACTCCCTCACTATTGAAGTATAAATGCAGGTGCACATGGTAGTTTCTTATgtcactttctataaaaggtttaaaAGTGATTGATATGGTGCACATGGAAGTTACCAAGACAactctaagttggttaaattgcttgtattgcataagtttctattgcataagttttatttcctAGAGattataagtttgtattgcataactTTGTATTGAATAAGTTTTTTCTCTTCCGTTTTACAGACATTGAGTGTTGTCCTGGAATTTTGGAAATTCTTCTCTCATGTCCAGATATTAGAGCTATGTGAAATATTTATTCTCTGTTTACAGTTCATGCAGTACTTACTACAattatcttttttcttatattttatatttttctttgatgcaaggagtgagctttgttaggttcCATCTTGCCTTGCTAATGTGTAAAAGTCATATGAAAAACAGTAATGGAAAGCATGTGATTTATGGTTTAATACTACTAAGTTTGATGAGTACAactcattttttatattttagctGTCATATTTtggatttagttttgtattggtggtttacttatattaaataaagattggttgtttggtattatcaTATTACatcatgaacattaaagacaatgattaaaactgttgtaaaaagtGCGTAACCACAAcggatttttttttgtaaaaaatgataaaagacaacggttttatccgttgtaaaacatattaaaattatataccacaccattcatatctgttgtaaaaagagtctaccacaacggtttatatctgttgtaaaaagaatctaccacaacggtttatatctgttgtcgaaattatcttccacaacggttttaaaacgttgtcgtatcctttaaaaccgttgtcgtagggcactactttctacaacaccctcagttacaacggttttttgaccctacgacaacggataatatccgttgtcgtttgcagtttttgttgtagtgtatatcggcacggcacgatacgagaccgaaaccgtatcgttccggcctgagaccgaaacctcgacacgggtcgaaattttaaaccatgatttggTATGTAATTTGGAGAAGTTTGAGCTTTTTTGGGGATACACACCATATACAATCTAGATTTATTGGCAATATATACCCTAAAATGAAGATCAAAGATCTAAATTGGCACTAACATTGGAAAATAATTAAATCCGATTCCTCTGTTGATCAAGTTTCTCTCTTCGTTTTTTTTCCTGAATCGAAATATTCTTCACTGTAAAACCAGCTTTGAATCAAGCTGTTTTGTGAAActgtttgaattaaaaaaaaaaacagaatgaagattttattttgtttttttaaaaaaaaaggtaaatgtcaatttaattttatgataacttttttttattttcaaagatttttttatCAAGCTATTCAATTTGTCAAATAGTTTAAgtgaataatttattttttacaaaagaaaatattttattaaatttaaatgcatatttttttataaattatttttagtttttgtaTGTTCGGTATTGCAAATTATTTCACCTAATAGAATGACATTGATCAACTTtgtttttgaattaaaaatatttacctataagtaaaaaaaaaaacactgaaCAAATTGTTTCACCAATCGAGTTATTTGGTGAATCTGTgcaaaatattataataaaaaatgggGAGAATAACTCATGGTTTCAAAACAGAAAggcttaatttatatgttttcTAATATTAGAGACATCATATGAATATTCAGACAAGGAGAAAAATAACAATGAGTTGAAATGGATGTTCAAGTTACAAAGCCAACCCAACATGGATTGTTATTGAGAAACTTGAGAATTCAGTAAAAAAGAGACACCATAGAAAATGCCTTTTGCTAGTTGACAGCCATTAAGGATGATTAGACATCCAAATTGTCTTGGTTCTACTGGTGATGATCAAAGATGAGGATTCCATAACCAAACTAGGGTAGCTTCGAGGATCCTTTTTTCGGCCTTGGCGGCATGACTTTAGGGTTGGTGAACCATGTAGTGTAGAGGAATTGCTTATGAGGCCCATCGTGATTACAGATTAGCCGCAGTTTTTGCCTCTCGCGCATCCACCTCAATAGGATCTTCATTTGTCCTTTACTGGATAAACCTTGCAAACCCACTCCCTGAAAAGTATATACATGTTACTAGCCAGACAGAAAATAACTGAATATACATTTAAGCATtttgtttgctattagatgatAGGAAGAACTCTGAAACCATTCTATTCTAGTTATTTTCACATAGTAAGAGCTTCAGGGCCAACCAATTGGGCAACAATGCAAGTAACATATGTTAAAGAGTGTCTCACATGCTACCTTGTCTAGCAGCAAATGAAACTACATGTAAGAAACCACTGAGGTACAAAGGACAGCATAAGCATTGGTGCTCATTCCAAGGACAGTTGCGAGTTTACTTACCAGTGGTTGTATTTCGTTCGTAAGCTTCATGCAATACATGTTTGGCTAATTTAAATGATATCTAGTTTGTGTTGGTCTACTTTTGTGTAAAACATGCAATTTTAGTTAATGTTTAGTTGTCTACCGAACACAAACAACGACCACAGATTAAATATTATTCATTTTCTTTCTCTGGCCTTACAAGTTGGCGAATGAAACTATTCATGATTTATTAGAGAGAGTTTCTCAATGATATGAAAGTATACGTGTGTTCTTCACATGTCAATATGTCATGACTTAGATCAAGAATAGATCTTTGATCTTCCAAATGAGATGAAATAAAACAGATGACACTGGATACCAAACAGAGACATGCTAGTCCACTATAATCAAATTTGCAAAAGGAGAAAAAGGCGGTAATGCAGTACTCTTGCAGTCTCAATTACTGTCCTCAACAGTTACAAGAAAGTAGGAGACACACCCATAGAAACAATAAGATGATGGAAATTTGCcaaattcacaaaaaaaaaaaaaagattaaatatAATATGTACTACTAACAAAAATGTAACAATTAGGGCATGATCATATCATTAACAAtgataaaaaaaagagagagctGTCATCACACCACCACAACTTGCCTTCCTAGAAAAGGATTTAGGTCAACAATCTCGTCCGGATACCCATGAAAACATAGAAATATAAAATAGACAATGcatctttaaaaataaaagagaacaaaAAGACAATTGTCCTGGCCTGTGGACAATAAGCTGAATGGCCAATGCAATTGGCAAGATGGGAGAGGGTGTTCCTATTTAATTTGTAGGAACTTAGAATTTACTAAGTATATAGACACCATGTAAGCATGTCTACCGATGGAGAACATGCAATATATAGGTGCATATGCAAGCACTCCTAAGGGATTAGTTCACATTAATTGCATGGGTaaaattattctttaaaattTGAGAACCTCAGAATAAAACTCTAAAGAAAATGTTTTAAGCTACAAATTGCGAATAAGTTGCTAACACTTAGTGTGCAAAAAATTAAATGCAGTGATACGCAAAACCTCCAATGCAGTGATAGGCATATCACTGAAATTTTTGCCAATGATAATCCAAAATGCAGTGATATTCAAACAATTAAGCATATACCTCCAAGATAATCATTTTTGGAAAGCATAATCATTTTTAATTCCACTTAATCATAATATCTCTCACTTTCTTCATATTAATCAATTTTGATCCATTAGCTTATATACCAAAAAGATGTGAACCACATGTTCCTTGAAGGGGAGAATAGAAGGGAAATGAAACCTGTTTTAAGGAATAAAACTCTCACCTATGAATTTGTATTTATGACCATAGTTGTCCAAGTCATATAATTCACAATTCCATTCATACGATAGGTTATATTTACATGCTTCTTAcatacaaatcaaaacttgaaagCAACAATTTGATGCAATGCAACATTAAAATACaattctaaaagtagaaatgaaTCAAACCCAATCAATCAAAAGTTAATCAAGACTAAAGTCAATATATTAGAAATTAAAAGCTGAAGAGTACAGAATCTCAAAATTAACAATGAAATACAAGAAGAAATTTGGGCATGTGAAGGGAGACAGTCTAAGATAGCCAAGGGGGCAAAGACACAAATGAGAAAAACAAGTTTTATCACATCGGTAAGCAAACAATACATGCAAAATCAATGGTGAATTGCACATTATCTCATGTCAAAGTCATGTTCATTCCTCTCTTCATGTATCATGGTTATCACTAGTCTTTTTTCTTGCCAACTGTAATCATATTATTAATACTTAAAGTCAAGAATATAGACCTGGAGGCAACGATGATTTTTCTATGACAAAAGTATTTCAGAACAAATTTTCATATTGGCTTAGTTCATTTCAATTCTAATGCAATGAAATAGCAATACTTTGTACATTGTCATATCAAGATAAGATATAAGCCTATATATTTTTGTTATGAATCTACATCAACTTATTTTATCCAATAAAATATCATATTACATTATTCTATGTATTATAGGATATCGATACCAGTCCAATTatacttaaaattatcttttaataaaatttttgattttatctttaacttaCAAATCATGATTTGAAATTTTCACCAAAATGATTGACGATGCAACCTTACTTTGACAACCTTGTTTATGAGATTTGTAAATTCCATTTCCATTTGATTTGGGCAGAAATAAACTAGAGCAAATGAATAGAATAAAATTTCTTCTTCTCTATTTCCTTCCAAGTAACTTAAAATGAAAGAACTTGACGGaagtaaatttaattttcatgtttAGTGCCAAGTAAATAAGAGAACATGATAATTTTATTTCTCTTCCTTCCTACCTTTGTTAGAGCTTCCTGATTGGTATAGCTCATTAGCACTAAACAAAATTTAATGTgaccatattttctctctctctctctctctctctctctctttctctaccAAACCATCCAGGTCAGTTCTTTACATATGTTGCATTTATCAAAGGATATCATGCCTTTAATCTTGTAAAATCGTTACATTGATTAGATTAAAGATAAACTGGATATGCCACATTCCAGTAAAATTTACTCCTACAGTTGGACAGAACTAAAGAAACCTTCACGCTTCCAATTTCCCTCAATGTATCGTATAATTTACTTCCCTCTCCCTCATCAAGCGAGTGAAAGAGATACTCTTTCTATCAAGTGAACCAGAAAATAGTACCTTGATGTGATCCCAAGTGTCAGCGATGGTGAGGGGGCCGTGCTCCTTGACGACGTCGAAGATGGTGCGAGTGATGGTCTGCGTCAGCTCCGGCGGCGTCGGAGGATCGATGGCCTTCATCTTCGGCTTTGGCTTCTTGGCCATCCATCGAACCGCCGTCGCAAACATGTCTCTGCGCCACTCGGCCTCTACGTCAGCAACCCTACCGGAGACGAAGAGTCGAAGCAGAGGAGGGAGGCGGCTGATTGGAGGATATAACAAACGATTCGAGGAGCGTCGAAGCATCAGAGCGCGGAGACGCGTGTCGAACTCCTGACAAATCATGGAGCTTTAAGATTCGGGGCAGAATAACACTCAATAGACTATGTTTTAGTGAACGTGTTTTCCGGAAAAGATTCAGGAAAGAAAATACCTTATTTtgagcttcttttttttttttcaaattatgtttgaatttttaaagtaaatttctTTATAATAATCAGTTTTAACAGATGCTTGAAATATCAGGGCACATTTTCTTAATTTGATAACAAAGAAATGACACAAATAAACTTCGCAATTCCATCTGTGAATACTTAATAGTTTGATTGAAGACTAATGATAACAAGAAACATTCTTTTGTTTAAACTTTAAAGACATGAACTAACCCTAAACATTCTTTGCAACAGTGCAAAGATACGAATGATATACAAATTGCTCCAGTAATAAATAAGAGAGGCTGTTTTCCAAGCTACGCATGCCTCTGCTCCATGAAAAAAATCAAGACAAAATTCATTTGTTTCAGGGACAAGCTGTTGCACACCTCGAATTATTTTGTTCACTAGAGAATCAgatattttaaagatttttgtcGTGTCATTCTTGAAGGCGCGGTCCTGTCTGCAGTGTTAGGTATTTGTTCAAAACTTGGAATTGATGGTTGCAGTGTCTTCGCCGGGTGCTTCTTGTTACCTTATTCAACCATCAACCAATCTGTCAAATGGATGGTATTCCGGCTTTCTATATGCTTCTGCTCAGGAAAGGATTGCTTGGAGGAAAAACCGATGAATCATCTCGTAACTTGTGAATGTAATAACAGCACTAGGAGTAGTTCTCAGCAAGTTTGTGGCATAGCCGCGGTAAAAACCAGGGATGCCATCTTGATGGAATACCTTCCTAATGCAGTCAGTCACGCCTGCATATTTGTTGCTATTGTTGCGGGCATGGCCTTGTTCTTGTAGTCTGGCTCGTATGACCTGATAGAATCACAAAACTGAATTTTGCAGCACAAGATAGATAAAGAATTttgttttttaataataataataataataataataataataattagtttTCTGATCTTACTCTCAGATAATCTAATGAACTCCACCAAAATGATGTCCGGTTATAGATTTGAAGTTCAGACTAGAACTTACCAGTCAAGTTGGTAACCACAGACAAGTACGATAACATATGTACCAGCAATAACCCATGAATTAGAGTAAGATTGAAGACAATAAACATTCAAGGTAGATGGCAGCATACCTCATGTGGGTATGTCAAAGTCGATGCAATTATTTTAGATAAGGAAGAAGAAATAGCTACATCTTTAGGACTAAGCCTATCCACTGAAGTGTTTTCTGCATTGCAGTTAATAATCAGCTATATGTGGAGAAAATTTATTGAGCTGTAGCACTATGGAGCTATTGTACCTTTTCGTGCCAAGTAAGACTTGATCTTTTCATATGACGGAAACTGAATAGCAACGTGGCTAACCCCCactaaagaaggaagaaggccgcTAGATCCCAAACGAACACAAGAAGAAAAGATACTATTACTACAAGCTCGAACAGAAGcagaaaatgaaatttaaatcttCTATTATCAAAAACAATAGTTCTAACCTGTATAGACCTCTCCTTCCCTCTTCAAGCATAGcag
This window contains:
- the LOC122033593 gene encoding uncharacterized protein LOC122033593 — protein: MFATAVRWMAKKPKPKMKAIDPPTPPELTQTITRTIFDVVKEHGPLTIADTWDHIKGVGLQGLSSKGQMKILLRWMRERQKLRLICNHDGPHKQFLYTTWFTNPKVMPPRPKKGSSKLP